In Choristoneura fumiferana chromosome 21, NRCan_CFum_1, whole genome shotgun sequence, a single genomic region encodes these proteins:
- the LOC141440054 gene encoding furin-like protease 2, with amino-acid sequence MSALGVYLVLAFLDACAPLYHHQFAVHVPGGPEEAHSLAHRHGFLNHGQIGSLKHFFLLSHPLVSKRSPNASIDYENRLRNDPQVRWAMQQRELTRSKRDHQWPRHAMRQSPPAFPDPLFKEQWYLNGGAADGLDMNVGYAWRKGYTGKGVVITILDDGIQPNHPDLSQNYDETASTDINGNDTDPTPQDNGDNKHGTRCAGEVAAVAYNRYCGVGIAYNASIGGVRMLDGLVNDAVEAKALGFNPHHIDIYSASWGPEDDGKTVDGPGPLARRAFINGVTNGRGGKGSIFIWASGNGGRHTDSCNCDGYANSIFTISISSATQGGYKPWYLEECSSTLASTYSSGTPGRDKSVATVDMDVQLRPDHICTVDHTGTSASAPLAAGIIALALEANSLLSWRDVQHLVVLTSRSQPLEKEEGWIVNGVKRKVSHKFGYGLMDAAQMVTLAEQWIGVPPQHICKSQEINEDKSIETSSGYTISMHMDVNGCSGTVNEVRFLEHVQCKISLSFFPRGNLRILLTSPMGTTSTLLFERTHDATSSNFDDWPFLSVHFWGESAEGRWTLQIINAGNNHVTQPGLLKKWQLIFYGTATSPIRLRNKSYFKSSNNAYQDEKAYHVNDVYDASEYSQFLNEIELGISDRHANPKNIPSAQRKNVLADANDKQVQRLCDPECDSQGCYGKGPTQCVACKHYRLDNSCVSRCPPRSFVNQGGVCWPCHESCETCAGAGQDSCLTCAPAHLLVIDLAVCLQQCPDGYYEDQDANACFPCAEHCDTCSEKADMCSSCAHNYVLYNGSCLATCPPGTFQKDDFGCLPCHGTCESCNGPSETACVSCRIANYVLKGRCIEKCPTGYYADVQRRECIVCPIGCSICMNSVCSACKDKWIFTKGGRCLPSGNEKCDTNEYHEEGRCKNCHSTCEKCSGSNEWDCLFCSSPLLLQGSRCVAECGQGFFQTAGRCSRCPHTCTTCVSRLNCTSCAGALRLQSGTCRSTCAPGYYPDEGTCSKCYLSCETCTGPRRDQCASCPPEWRLAAGECRPECPQNFFPWQDSCRRCHHYCQDCHGAGPQRCTSCPQHFSLENGLCVECLSSQYYEPRTRTCRPCHDSCRSCSGPGPTSCVTCAHPLRLDRVNHKCLPCCTESMVSSFLSTNVSTDCCHCDKDIGGCLNGSSAGKRRIAENVRTHITASFFVDDSKDRSNIWDHDLLALWSAGAALLVVVIVLVVIRFNSRKRKRRTLFPRTEYSQLTTLDEDLVPLKSTALSVADEPVDEKQAVSLLEEPT; translated from the exons ATCGGCAGCCTGAAACACTTCTTCTTGCTGTCACACCCACTCGTGAGCAAGCGCTCGCCCAACGCTAGCATAGACTACGAGAATAGGCTGAGAAACGATCCCCAG GTGAGATGGGCGATGCAGCAGCGAGAGCTGACGCGGTCAAAACGGGACCACCAGTGGCCGCGGCACGCGATGCGCCAGTCGCCGCCCGCCTTCCCTGACCCGTTGTTCAAAGAGCAATGGTACCTG AACGGAGGGGCGGCGGACGGTTTGGACATGAATGTGGGCTACGCGTGGAGGAAAGGATACACGGGAAAAGGGGTAGTCATAACCATTCTAGATGATGGCATTCAGCCCAACCATCCAGACTTGTCGCAAAATTAC GACGAGACCGCGTCGACCGATATAAACGGGAACGACACGGACCCGACGCCACAGGACAATGGTGACAATAAACATGGCACCCGGTGCGCGGGAGAGGTCGCTGCGGTCGCGTACAATAGATATTGTGGCGTGGGTATTGCGTACAATGCCAGCATTGGAGGCGTCAGGATGTTAGACGGGCTCGTTAACGACGCAGTGGAAGCAAAGGCACTCGGGTTCAACCCTCACCACATAGACATATACAGCGCTTCATGGGGGCCCGAGGATGACGGGAAAACCGTCGACGGACCTGGCCCTTTAGCTAGAAG GGCTTTTATAAACGGAGTGACAAACGGCAGGGGAGGAAAAGGGTCTATCTTTATATGGGCATCAGGGAATGGTGGAAGGCATACGGACTCTTGTAATTGCGATGGATACGCAAACAGTATATTTACAATATCAATATCTAGTGCGACTCAAGGTGGTTACAAACCTTGGTATTTAGAAGAATGTTCTTCGACTTTGGCGTCAACATACAGTTCTGGCACACCGGGCCGAGACAAAAGTGTAGCTACTGTGGACATGGACGTTCAATTAAGACCTGACCATATATGTACCGTAGATCACACAGGAACTTCAGCGTCGGCTCCTTTAGCGGCGGGAATCATTGCATTAGCTTTAGAAGCTAACTCTTTATTGTCGTGGCGAGACGTGCAGCATCTTGTAGTTCTAACTTCGCGGTCACAGCCATTAGAAAAAGAGGAAGGGTGGATTGTAAATGGGGTAAAAAGAAAAGTGAGTCACAAGTTTGGCTACGGATTAATGGATGCCGCCCAAATGGTCACATTAGCCGAACAATGGATTGGCGTGCCACCTCAACACATTTGCAAGTCGCAAGAAATAAATGAGGACAAGTCGATCGAAACTTCTTCCGGCTACACGATATCAATGCATATGGATGTCAATGGGTGCAGCGGTACAGTGAATGAGGTCAGGTTTTTGGAACACGTTCAATGTAAAATTTCACTCAGCTTTTTCCCGAGAGGTAATTTGCGCATACTGCTTACGTCGCCAATGGGCACGACTTCCACCCTTTTATTCGAGCGGACGCACGACGCCACTAGCTCTAATTTCGACGATTGGCCGTTTTTAAGTGTCCATTTTTGGGGTGAAAGCGCCGAAGGACGATGGACCCTTCAGATAATAAACGCTGGAAATAATCACGTGACCCAGCCGGGACTGTTAAAAAAATGGCAGTTGATTTTTTACGGCACCGCTACTAGTCCTATTAGACTTCGTAATAAAAGCTACTTTAAATCCAGTAATAATGCGTACCAGGACGAAAAGGCTTATCACGTAAACGACGTTTACGATGCCTCTGAATATTCGCAATTCCTTAATGAAATAGAACTTGGTATTTCGGACAGGCATGCGAATCCTAAGAACATTCCTTCGGCACagagaaaaaatgttttagcgGATGCCAATGATAAACAAGTGCAAAGGCTGTGCGATCCGGAATGTGATTCGCAGGGTTGTTACGGAAAAGGACCGACTCAATGTGTAGCGTGCAAACATTATCGTCTGGATAACTCGTGTGTATCGCGATGTCCGCCGAGGAGTTTTGTGAATCAAGGCGGAGTGTGCTGGCCGTGTCACGAGTCCTGTGAAACCTGCGCTGGTGCCGGCCAAGACTCATGTCTTACGTGCGCACCCGCTCATCTTTTAGTAATTGATTTAGCTGTTTGTTTGCAACAATGCCCAGATGGATATTACGAAGATCAAGACGCAAATGCTTGTTTTCCTTGCGCGGAACATTGCGACACTTGCTCGGAAAAAGCAGACATGTGCTCATCTTGTGCCCATAACTATGTTCTATATAATGGTTCTTGTTTGGCCACCTGTCCTCCAGGTACATTTCAAAAAGATGACTTTGGTTGCTTGCCGTGTCACGGAACATGCGAATCTTGCAACGGACCAAGTGAAACAGCGTGTGTTTCATGCAGGATTGCCAATTACGTACTCAAAGGCCGTTGTATTGAAAAATGTCCCACCGGATATTACGCAGACGTTCAGAGGAGAGAATGCATAGT ATGTCCCATTGGCTGTTCGATTTGTATGAATTCTGTATGCTCAGCTTGCAAAGACAAATGGATATTTACTAAAGGTGGAAGATGCCTTCCGAGTGGAAATGAGAAATGCGATACCA ATGAATACCACGAAGAAGGTCGCTGTAAAAATTGCCATTCGACTTGTGAGAAATGTAGCGGTTCGAATGAGTGggactgtttgttttgttcgagccCGCTGTTATTACAGGGATCGCG GTGCGTCGCTGAGTGCGGACAAGGGTTTTTCCAGACGGCCGGACGATGTTCCCGATGTCCGCATACTTGCACAACGTGCGTGTCGAGACTGAACTGCACGTCGTGTGCCGGTGCCTTGCGACTGCAGTCCGGCACGTGCCGGTCTACTTGTGCTCCGGGATACTATCCCGATGAGGGGACCTGTTCTAAATGTTATTTATCTTGCGAGACTTGTACTGGCCCGCGACGTGATCAGTGCGCTTCTTGTCCACCTGAATGGAGGTTGGCTGCAGGCGAGTGCAGGCCGGAGTGCCCTCAGAATTTCTTTCCGTGGCAAGACAGCTGTCGGCGATGCCACCATTACTGCCAAGACTGCCACGGAGCGGGCCCTCAGCGCTGCACGTCGTGTCCGCAGCACTTTTCTTTAGAGAATGGTCTATGTGTGGAGTGCCTTAGTTCCCAATATTACGAGCCAAGGACGAGGACTTGCCGTCCCTGCCACGACTCCTGCAGGTCCTGTTCTGGGCCTGGGCCTACGAGTTGTGTAACTTGTGCTCATCCATTACGTTTAGATAG GGTTAATCATAAATGCCTGCCGTGTTGTACCGAAAGCATGGTTTCATCATTTTTGAGCACCAACGTATCGACAGATTGTTGCCACTGCGACAAAGATATCG gtggCTGTTTAAACGGTTCGTCGGCGGGCAAACGACGCATTGCGGAGAATGTTCGCACTCATATAACTGCCTCGTTTTTTGTTGACGATTCGAAGGATCGCTCAAATATCTGGGACCATGATTTATTGGCGCTGTGGAGTGCCGGCGCGGCGCTACTTGTAGTCGTCATCGTGTTGGTAGTTATAagg TTCAACTCAAGGAAACGAAAGCGGCGTACCTTGTTCCCGCGGACGGAGTACTCTCAGCTGACCACGTTGGACGAAGACCTCGTCCCTCTAAAGTCGACCGCTTTGTCCGTGGCCGACGAACCCGTGGACGAGAAACAAGCAGTGAGTCTACTGGAAGAACCAACATAG